The following coding sequences are from one Macaca nemestrina isolate mMacNem1 chromosome 1, mMacNem.hap1, whole genome shotgun sequence window:
- the LOC105482815 gene encoding isocitrate dehydrogenase [NAD] subunit alpha, mitochondrial-like: MRMLDGLFLQKCREVVENCTDIKFNEMYLDTVCLNMVQDSSQFDVVVMPNLYGDILSDLWAGLIGGLGVTPSGNIGANGVAIFESIHGTALDIAGKDIAGKDMANPRALLLSSVMMLRHMGLFDHAARIEAACFATIKDGKSLTKDLGGNAKCSDFTEEICRRVKI, encoded by the coding sequence ATGCGGATGTTAGACGGGCTTTTTCTACAAAAATGCAGGGAAGTTGTAGAAAACTGTACAGATATTAAATTTAATGAGATGTACCTTGATACAGTATGTTTGAATATGGTACAAGATTCTTCCCAATTTGATGTTGTTGTTATGCCAAATTTGTATGGAGACATCCTTAGTGACCTGTGGGCAGGATTGATCGGAGGTCTTGGTGTGACGCCAAGTGGCAACATTGGAGCCAATGGGGTTGCAATTTTTGAGTCGATTCATGGGACGGCTCTAGACATTGCAGGCAAGGACATTGCAGGCAAGGACATGGCGAATCCCAGAGCCCTCCTGCTCAGTTCTGTGATGATGTTGCGCCACATGGGACTTTTTGACCATGCTGCAAGAATTGAGGCCGCGTGTTTTGCTACAATTAAAGATGGAAAGAGCTTGACAAAAGATTTGGGAGGCAATGCAAAATGCTCAGACTTCACAGAGGAAATCTGTCGCCGAGTAAAGATTTAG